From a single Parambassis ranga chromosome 2, fParRan2.1, whole genome shotgun sequence genomic region:
- the LOC114431775 gene encoding fish-egg lectin-like, translating into MKAVAVLLVVLSFLTVSHGWTCKAGPQQFPAQQIDAGEGQVVLTDRDSKAYYLSESTWFELGSVALKHVSVGPAGIWGVDSSDKVYKYVAGDFILVNGQTLQQVDAGGDGQVVGVTSGSYIYCLKSSIAINYSQVGSVSWNELAGRLMYFSCSPLGCWGVNAVEQIFYTRVTPNTCDISGWIHIPGAALMAEVGTDGNVFVVNRQNQLFQRTGISPSVPQGTDWLYIPMCLPIKHVSYDLGQLWLVTKGGIIMQCSN; encoded by the exons ATGAAAGCTGTTGCAGTCTTGTTGGTGGTCCTGAGCTTCCTGACTGTCAGTCATG gCTGGACATGTAAAGCAGGCCCACAGCAGTTCCCTGCGCAACAGATTGATGCTGGAGAGGGGCAAGTTGTGCTGACTGACAGGGACTCTAAAGCCTATTACCTGAGTGAATCAACTTGGTTTGAACTGGGTTCAGTCGCCCTCAAACATGTCTCAGTGGGACCTGCAGGAATCTGGGGGGTTGACAGCTCAGACAAGGTCTACAAATATGTAGCTGGCGACTTTATTCTTGTTAATG GTCAGACCTTACAGCAGGTGGATGCTGGAGGTGATGGTCAGGTTGTGGGAGTCACTAGTGGTTCCTACATCTACTGTCTGAAAAGTTCCATTGCTATAAACTACAGTCAAGTGGGCTCTGTGAGCTGGAATGAACTGGCTGGGAGATTGATGTATTTCAGCTGCAGTCCGTTAGGATGTTGGGGAGTCAATGCGGTGGAACAGATCTTCTACACA AGAGTAACACCAAATACCTGTGACATCAGTGGCTGGATACACATCCCAGGAGCTGCATTAATGGCTGAAGTCGGAACCGATGGAAACGTCTTTGTTGTAAACCGACAAAATCAGCTGTTTCAAAG AACTGGCATTTCCCCAAGTGTTCCACAAGGCACAGATTGGCTCTACATCCCAATGTGCCTACCCATCAAGCATGTGAGCTACGACCTGGGCCAACTGTGGCTTGTGACCAAAGGCGGCATCATCATGCAGTGCTCTAACTAA
- the LOC114431733 gene encoding fish-egg lectin-like, with protein sequence MKAVAVLLVVLSFLTVSHGWTCKAGPQQFPAQQIDAGEGQVVLTDRDSKAYYLSESTWFELGSVALKHVSVGPAGIWGVDSSDKVYKYVAGDFILVNGQTLQQVDAGGDGQVVGVTSGSYIYCLKSSIALNYSQVGSVSWNELAGRLMYFSCSPLGCWGVNAVEQIFYTRVTPNTCDISGWIHIPGAALMAEVGTDGNVFVVNRQGHVYQRTGISPSVPQGTDWLYIPMCLPIKHVSYDLGQLWLVTKGGIIMQCSN encoded by the exons ATGAAAGCTGTTGCAGTCTTGTTGGTGGTCCTGAGCTTCCTGACTGTCAGTCATG gCTGGACATGTAAAGCAGGCCCACAGCAGTTCCCTGCGCAACAGATTGATGCTGGAGAGGGGCAAGTTGTGCTGACTGACAGGGACTCTAAAGCCTATTACCTGAGTGAATCAACTTGGTTTGAACTGGGTTCAGTCGCCCTCAAACATGTCTCAGTGGGACCTGCAGGAATCTGGGGGGTTGACAGCTCAGACAAGGTCTACAAATATGTAGCTGGCGACTTTATTCTTGTTAATG GTCAGACCTTACAGCAGGTGGATGCTGGAGGTGATGGTCAGGTTGTGGGAGTCACTAGTGGTTCCTACATCTACTGTCTGAAAAGTTCCATTGCTTTAAACTACAGTCAAGTGGGCTCTGTGAGCTGGAATGAACTGGCTGGGAGATTGATGTATTTCAGCTGCAGTCCGTTAGGATGTTGGGGAGTCAATGCGGTGGAACAGATCTTCTACACA AGAGTAACACCAAATACCTGTGACATCAGTGGCTGGATACACATCCCAGGAGCTGCATTAATGGCTGAAGTCGGAACCGATGGAAACGTCTTTGTTGTAAACCGACAGGGCCATGTCTACCAGAG AACTGGCATTTCCCCAAGTGTTCCACAAGGCACAGATTGGCTCTACATCCCAATGTGCCTACCCATCAAGCATGTGAGCTACGACCTGGGCCAACTGTGGCTTGTGACCAAAGGCGGCATCATCATGCAGTGCTCTAACTAA
- the LOC114431752 gene encoding fish-egg lectin-like, whose protein sequence is MKAVAVLLVVLSFLTVSHGWTCKAGPQQFPAQQIDAGEGQVVLTDRDSKAYYLSESTWFELGSVALKHVSVGPAGIWGVDSSDKVYKYVAGDFILVNGQTLQQVDAGGDGQVVGVTSGSYIYCLKSSIALNYSQVGSVSWNELAGRLMYFSCSPLGCWGVNAVEQIFYTRVTPNTCDISDWIYIPGAALMAEVGTDGNVFVVNRQGPCFYRTGISPSVPQGTDWLYIPMCLPIKHVSYDLGQLWLVTKGGIIMQCSN, encoded by the exons ATGAAAGCTGTTGCAGTCTTGTTGGTGGTCCTGAGCTTCCTGACTGTCAGTCATG gCTGGACATGTAAAGCAGGCCCACAGCAGTTCCCTGCGCAACAGATTGATGCTGGAGAGGGGCAAGTTGTGCTGACTGACAGGGACTCTAAAGCCTATTACCTGAGTGAATCAACTTGGTTTGAACTGGGTTCAGTCGCCCTCAAACATGTCTCAGTGGGACCTGCAGGAATCTGGGGGGTTGACAGCTCAGACAAGGTCTACAAATATGTAGCTGGCGACTTTATTCTTGTTAATG GTCAGACCTTACAGCAGGTGGATGCTGGAGGTGATGGTCAGGTTGTGGGAGTCACTAGTGGTTCCTACATCTACTGTCTGAAAAGTTCCATTGCTTTAAACTACAGTCAAGTGGGCTCTGTGAGCTGGAATGAACTGGCTGGGAGATTGATGTATTTCAGCTGCAGTCCGCTAGGATGTTGGGGAGTCAATGCGGTGGAACAGATCTTCTACACA AGAGTAACACCAAATACCTGTGACATCAGTGACTGGATATATATCCCAGGAGCTGCATTAATGGCTGAAGTCGGAACCGATGGAAACGTCTTTGTTGTAAACCGACAGGGGCCATGTT TCTACAGAACTGGCATTTCCCCAAGTGTTCCACAAGGCACAGATTGGCTCTACATCCCAATGTGCCTACCCATCAAGCATGTGAGCTACGACCTGGGCCAACTGTGGCTTGTGACCAAAGGCGGCATCATCATGCAGTGCTCTAACTAA
- the LOC114453173 gene encoding histone H2A-like — translation MSGRGKTGGKARAKAKSRSSRAGLQFPVGRVHRLLRKGNYAERVGAGAPVYLAAVLEYLTAEILELAGNAARDNKKTRIIPRHLQLAVRNDEELNKLLGGVTIAQGGVLPNIQAVLLPKKTEKSK, via the coding sequence ATGTCTGGACGTGGAAAGACCGGCGGTAAGGCCAGAGCAAAGGCCAAGTCTCGCTCTTCTCGTGCTGGGCTGCAGTTCCCCGTCGGCCGTGTACACAGGCTGTTGAGGAAAGGAAACTATGCCGAGCGTGTCGGAGCTGGAGCTCCGGTGTATctggcagcagtgctggagtACCTGACTGCTGAAATCCTGGAGTTGGCTGGAAACGCTGCCCGCGATAACAAGAAGACCAGGATCATCCCCCGCCACCTGCAGCTGGCTGTCCGCAACGACGAGgagctcaacaagctgctgggcgGAGTGACCATCGCTCAGGGCGGTGTGTTGCCCAACATCCAGGCCGTGCTGCTCCCCAAGAAGACCGAGAAGTCCAAGTAA
- the LOC114432517 gene encoding fish-egg lectin-like has protein sequence MKAVAVLLVVLSFLTVSHGWTCKAGPQQFPAQQIDAGEGQVVLTDRDSKAYYLSESTWFELGSVALKHVSVGPAGIWGVDSSDKVYKYVAGDFILVNGQTLQQVDAGGDGQVVGVTSGSYIYCLKSSIAINYSQVGSVSWNELAGRLMYFSCSPLGCWGVNAVEQIFYTRVTPNTCDISGWIHIPGAALMAEVGTDGNVFVVNRAQTYGTPLMTW, from the exons ATGAAAGCTGTTGCAGTCTTGTTGGTGGTCCTGAGCTTCCTGACTGTCAGTCATG gCTGGACATGTAAAGCAGGCCCACAGCAGTTCCCTGCGCAACAGATTGATGCTGGAGAGGGGCAAGTTGTGCTGACTGACAGGGACTCTAAAGCCTATTACCTGAGTGAATCAACTTGGTTTGAACTGGGTTCAGTCGCCCTCAAACATGTCTCAGTGGGACCTGCAGGAATCTGGGGGGTTGACAGCTCAGACAAGGTCTACAAATATGTAGCTGGCGACTTTATTCTTGTTAATG GTCAGACCTTACAGCAGGTGGATGCTGGAGGTGATGGTCAGGTTGTGGGAGTCACTAGTGGTTCCTACATCTACTGTCTGAAAAGTTCCATTGCTATAAACTACAGTCAAGTGGGCTCTGTGAGCTGGAATGAACTGGCTGGGAGATTGATGTATTTCAGCTGCAGTCCGTTAGGATGTTGGGGAGTCAATGCGGTGGAACAGATCTTCTACACA AGAGTAACACCAAATACCTGTGACATCAGTGGCTGGATACACATCCCAGGAGCTGCATTAATGGCTGAAGTCGGAACCGATGGAAACGTCTTTGTTGTAAACCGGGCTCAAACTTACGGaacccctctgatgacatggtaa
- the LOC114432233 gene encoding CCR4-NOT transcription complex subunit 2-like isoform X2, which produces MFGANRKKFMEGGVESDYADESSLYYSQQSMFPPHRADKDMLASSSASSTGQLSQLGASLYGPQSALGFPMRGMNSSTAPQLSRSGLNQSAGQLSSHASTPNTGTMHTPPSPSRGILQMSSRSVLNHSQQVGGPTGQSAGMVGGGGGGDRGGGSGGAGGRSGSMGSPSRSSPSIIGMPKQQQSRQPFTINSMSGFGVNRNPGFNMNNSLSNNIFNGTDGSENVTGLDLSDFPALADRSRRDGGSNPTPLVNPLAGRAPYVGMVTKPSSEQSQDFSIHNEDFPALPGPNYQTKDPTSTSEDSKMNLNSSGKPTSNSDGPKFPGDKSSTQSNNNQQKKGIQVLPDGRVTNIPVGMVTDQFGMIGLLTFIRAAETDPGMVHLALGSDLTTLGLNLNSPENLYPKFASPWASAPCRPQDIDFHVPSEYLTNIHIRDKLAAIKLSRYGEDLLFYLYYMNGGDLLQLLAAVELFNRDWRYHKEERVWITRAPGMEPSLKTNAYERGTYYFFDCLNWRKVAKEFHLEYDKLEERPHVPSTFNYNPAQQAF; this is translated from the exons ATGTTTGGTGCTAACCGGAAGAAGTTTATGGAGGGAGGGGTAGAGAGCGACTACGCAGACGAATCCAGCCTCTACTACAGCCAGCAGTCCATGTTCCCTCCTCACCGGGCTGACAAGGAC ATGCTGGCATCTTCCTCGGCCTCTTCTACAGGTCAACTGTCACAGCTCGGAGCCAGTTTATATGGCCCGCAGA GTGCGTTGGGGTTTCCCATGCGCGGGAtgaacagcagcacagcacctCAGTTAAGTCGAAGTGGTTTGAACCAGTCTGCCGGTCAGCTCTCCAGTCATGCCAGCACACCCAACACTGGCACGATGCACACTCCTCCCTCACCGAGcag gggaATTCTGCAGATGAGCAGCCGGAGCGTGCTAAACCACAGCCAGCAGGTGGGGGGCCCGACGGGGCAGTCGGCTGGGatggtgggaggaggaggtggaggagacagGGGAGGTGGCAGCGGtggagcaggagggaggagcgGCAGCATGGGGAGCCCCAGCCGGTCGTCACCTAGTATTATCGGCATGCCCAAACAGCAGCAATCACGGCAGCCATTCACTATCAACAG CATGTCAGGGTTCGGGGTGAACAGGAATCCAGGCTTCAACATGAACAACTCGTTATCCAACAACATCTTTAACGgcacag acggCAGTGAGAATGTGACTGGGTTGGATCTGTCAGATTTTCCGGCATTAGCTGACCGGAGTCGGAGGGATGGAGGCTCGAATCCCACCCCACTGGTTAACCCGCTGGCCGGCCGGGCTCCCTATG TCGGCATGGTGACCAAGCCATCCAGTGAGCAGTCGCAGGATTTCTCCATCCATAACGAGGATTTCCCAGCTCTCCCTGGGCCAAACTACCAAACAAAAGACCCCACCAGCACCAGTGAGGACAGTAAAATG AACCTGAACTCGTCGGGGAAGCCCACCTCGAACTCAGACGGTCCAAAGTTCCCCGGCGATAAGAGCTcaacacagagcaacaacaaccaGCAGAAGAAAGGGATTCAGGTGCTTCCTGATG GGCGTGTGACCAACATCCCTGTCGGCATGGTAACGGACCAGTTTGGGATGATTGGCTTGCTGACATTCATCCGGGCGGCAGAGACAGACCCCGGCATGGTCCACCTGGCACTGGGCTCAGACCTCACCACACTCGGCCTCAACCTCAACTCACCCGA GAACCTCTATCCTAAGTTTGCATCTCCATGGGCGTCGGCTCCGTGTCGACCACAGGACATAG ATTTCCACGTACCCTCAGAGTATTTAACGAACATCCACATAAGGGACAAG TTAGCAGCTATCAAGTTGTCTCGGTATGGTGAAGATCTGCTGTTTTATCTGTACTATATGAACGGAGGAGACCTGCTACAACTGCTGGCTGCAGTAGAACT CTTTAACAGGGACTGGAGGTACCACAAAGAGGAGCGGGTCTGGATCACCCGAGCGCCGGGAATGGAGCCCTCGCTGAAGACCAATGCCTATGAGAGAGGGACCTACTATTTCTTTGACTGCTTGAACTGGAGGAAGGTGGCCAAg GAGTTTCATCTGGAGTATGACAAACTAGAAGAACGACCTCACGTTCCCTCCACCTTCAACTACAATCCTGCCCAGCAggccttctga
- the LOC114431743 gene encoding fish-egg lectin-like, which produces MKAVAVLLVVLSFLTVSHGWTCKAGPQQFPAQQIDAGEGQVVLTDRDSKAYYLSESTWFELGSVALKHVSVGPAGIWGVDSSDKVYKYVAGDFILVNGQTLQQVDAGGDGQVVGVTSGSYIYCLKSSIALNYSQVGSVSWNELAGRLMYFSCSPLGCWGVNAVEQIFYTRVTPNTCDISGWIYIPGAALMAEVGTDGNVFVVNRQGHVYQRTGISPSVPQGTDWLYIPMCLPIKHVSYDLGQLWLVTKGGIIMQCSN; this is translated from the exons ATGAAAGCTGTTGCAGTCTTGTTGGTGGTCCTGAGCTTCCTGACTGTCAGTCATG gCTGGACATGTAAAGCAGGCCCACAGCAGTTCCCTGCGCAACAGATTGATGCTGGAGAGGGGCAAGTTGTGCTGACTGACAGGGACTCTAAAGCCTATTACCTGAGTGAATCAACTTGGTTTGAACTGGGTTCAGTCGCCCTCAAACATGTCTCAGTGGGACCTGCAGGAATCTGGGGGGTTGACAGCTCAGACAAGGTCTACAAATATGTAGCTGGCGACTTTATTCTTGTTAATG GTCAGACCTTACAGCAGGTGGATGCTGGAGGTGATGGTCAGGTTGTGGGAGTCACTAGTGGTTCCTACATCTACTGTCTGAAAAGTTCCATTGCTTTAAACTACAGTCAAGTGGGCTCTGTGAGCTGGAATGAACTGGCTGGGAGATTGATGTATTTCAGCTGCAGTCCGCTAGGATGTTGGGGAGTCAATGCGGTGGAACAGATCTTCTACACA AGAGTAACACCAAATACCTGTGACATCAGTGGCTGGATATATATCCCAGGAGCTGCATTAATGGCTGAAGTCGGAACCGATGGAAACGTCTTTGTTGTAAACCGACAGGGCCATGTCTACCAGAG AACTGGCATTTCCCCAAGTGTTCCACAAGGCACAGATTGGCTCTACATCCCAATGTGCCTACCCATCAAGCATGTGAGCTACGACCTGGGCCAACTGTGGCTTGTGACCAAAGGCGGCATCATCATGCAGTGCTCTAACTAA
- the LOC114431655 gene encoding histone H3 produces the protein MARTKQTARKSTGGKAPRKQLATKAARKSAPATGGVKKPHRYRPGTVALREIRRYQKSTELLIRKLPFQRLVREIAQDFKTDLRFQSSAVMALQEASEAYLVGLFEDTNLCAIHAKRVTIMPKDIQLARRIRGERA, from the coding sequence ATGGCTCGAACCAAGCAGACCGCTCGTAAATCCACCGGAGGAAAAGCTCCCAGGAAGCAGCTGGCTACCAAGGCTGCCCGTAAGAGCGCCCCGGCTACCGGCGGCGTGAAGAAACCTCACCGTTACAGGCCCGGCACCGTGGCTCTGAGGGAGATCCGTCGTTACCAGAAGTCCACTGAACTGCTGATCCGCAAGCTGCCCTTCCAGCGCCTGGTGAGGGAGATCGCCCAGGACTTCAAGACCGATCTgcgcttccagagctccgctgtcatggctctgcaggaagCCAGCGAGGCTTACTTGGTGGGcttgttcgaggacaccaatctgtgcgccatccacgccaagagggtTACTATcatgcccaaagacatccagctggcccgccgTATCCGTGGAGAGAGAGCTTAA
- the LOC114432233 gene encoding CCR4-NOT transcription complex subunit 2-like isoform X1 produces the protein MFGANRKKFMEGGVESDYADESSLYYSQQSMFPPHRADKDMLASSSASSTGQLSQLGASLYGPQSALGFPMRGMNSSTAPQLSRSGLNQSAGQLSSHASTPNTGTMHTPPSPSSFSLCRGILQMSSRSVLNHSQQVGGPTGQSAGMVGGGGGGDRGGGSGGAGGRSGSMGSPSRSSPSIIGMPKQQQSRQPFTINSMSGFGVNRNPGFNMNNSLSNNIFNGTDGSENVTGLDLSDFPALADRSRRDGGSNPTPLVNPLAGRAPYVGMVTKPSSEQSQDFSIHNEDFPALPGPNYQTKDPTSTSEDSKMNLNSSGKPTSNSDGPKFPGDKSSTQSNNNQQKKGIQVLPDGRVTNIPVGMVTDQFGMIGLLTFIRAAETDPGMVHLALGSDLTTLGLNLNSPENLYPKFASPWASAPCRPQDIDFHVPSEYLTNIHIRDKLAAIKLSRYGEDLLFYLYYMNGGDLLQLLAAVELFNRDWRYHKEERVWITRAPGMEPSLKTNAYERGTYYFFDCLNWRKVAKEFHLEYDKLEERPHVPSTFNYNPAQQAF, from the exons ATGTTTGGTGCTAACCGGAAGAAGTTTATGGAGGGAGGGGTAGAGAGCGACTACGCAGACGAATCCAGCCTCTACTACAGCCAGCAGTCCATGTTCCCTCCTCACCGGGCTGACAAGGAC ATGCTGGCATCTTCCTCGGCCTCTTCTACAGGTCAACTGTCACAGCTCGGAGCCAGTTTATATGGCCCGCAGA GTGCGTTGGGGTTTCCCATGCGCGGGAtgaacagcagcacagcacctCAGTTAAGTCGAAGTGGTTTGAACCAGTCTGCCGGTCAGCTCTCCAGTCATGCCAGCACACCCAACACTGGCACGATGCACACTCCTCCCTCACCGAGcag cttctctctctgcaggggaATTCTGCAGATGAGCAGCCGGAGCGTGCTAAACCACAGCCAGCAGGTGGGGGGCCCGACGGGGCAGTCGGCTGGGatggtgggaggaggaggtggaggagacagGGGAGGTGGCAGCGGtggagcaggagggaggagcgGCAGCATGGGGAGCCCCAGCCGGTCGTCACCTAGTATTATCGGCATGCCCAAACAGCAGCAATCACGGCAGCCATTCACTATCAACAG CATGTCAGGGTTCGGGGTGAACAGGAATCCAGGCTTCAACATGAACAACTCGTTATCCAACAACATCTTTAACGgcacag acggCAGTGAGAATGTGACTGGGTTGGATCTGTCAGATTTTCCGGCATTAGCTGACCGGAGTCGGAGGGATGGAGGCTCGAATCCCACCCCACTGGTTAACCCGCTGGCCGGCCGGGCTCCCTATG TCGGCATGGTGACCAAGCCATCCAGTGAGCAGTCGCAGGATTTCTCCATCCATAACGAGGATTTCCCAGCTCTCCCTGGGCCAAACTACCAAACAAAAGACCCCACCAGCACCAGTGAGGACAGTAAAATG AACCTGAACTCGTCGGGGAAGCCCACCTCGAACTCAGACGGTCCAAAGTTCCCCGGCGATAAGAGCTcaacacagagcaacaacaaccaGCAGAAGAAAGGGATTCAGGTGCTTCCTGATG GGCGTGTGACCAACATCCCTGTCGGCATGGTAACGGACCAGTTTGGGATGATTGGCTTGCTGACATTCATCCGGGCGGCAGAGACAGACCCCGGCATGGTCCACCTGGCACTGGGCTCAGACCTCACCACACTCGGCCTCAACCTCAACTCACCCGA GAACCTCTATCCTAAGTTTGCATCTCCATGGGCGTCGGCTCCGTGTCGACCACAGGACATAG ATTTCCACGTACCCTCAGAGTATTTAACGAACATCCACATAAGGGACAAG TTAGCAGCTATCAAGTTGTCTCGGTATGGTGAAGATCTGCTGTTTTATCTGTACTATATGAACGGAGGAGACCTGCTACAACTGCTGGCTGCAGTAGAACT CTTTAACAGGGACTGGAGGTACCACAAAGAGGAGCGGGTCTGGATCACCCGAGCGCCGGGAATGGAGCCCTCGCTGAAGACCAATGCCTATGAGAGAGGGACCTACTATTTCTTTGACTGCTTGAACTGGAGGAAGGTGGCCAAg GAGTTTCATCTGGAGTATGACAAACTAGAAGAACGACCTCACGTTCCCTCCACCTTCAACTACAATCCTGCCCAGCAggccttctga